The nucleotide window TACGTGGACTACATTTCCTGCCACGCGTACTACCAGGAGCGCAACGGGGATCTCGGTTCCTACCTCGCCTCCTCGCTGGACATGCAGTACTTCATCGAGACCGTGGTGGCCACCGCGGACCACGTCAAGCACAAGCTCAAGAGCAAGAAGACCATCAAGCTCTCCTTCGACGAGTGGAACATCTGGTACCTCGAGGAACACCAGGCATCGGATGAGGTCAACGATGAATGGCGCGTAGCCCCCCGCCAGCTCGAGGACACGTACTCGGTCGCTGACGCCGTTGTTTTCGGCAACCTGCTGATTACGCTGCTGAAGAACCATGACCGCGTGGCCTCGGCGTCGCTGGCGCAGCTGGTCAATGTCATTGCGCCGATCATGACGGAGCCGGGCGGCGACACCTGGCGCCAGACCACCTTCTTCCCGTTCTCCGTCACCTCGCGGCTCGCGAAGGGTGAGGTGCTGCGGCCGCAGATCGACGCCGGCACCTACTCCACGAAGGTCTACGGCGACGCTCCGCTGGTCGATGCCGTGGCCACGGTCGACGGCGGAAAGTCGGCACTGTTCCTCGTCAACCGCAGCCAGACCGACACCATTGACGTGTCCGTCGATGTGAAGGATCTCGGCGCCGAAATCATCACCGAGGCTCTCACCCTGCATGATGAAGACGCCTACGCCAAGAACACCCGTGAGGACCAGCTCCGGGTGGGCCTGAAGCAGCTGTCGGGTGCAGTGCTCGACGGCGGTGCGCTCAGCGTGTCGCTGCCTCCGGTTTCCTGGTCAGCGATCGCCCTCGGTTAGTGAACCAACGGCGCGCCAGAGGCGGGCGGGGGGAGCACTTTCACAGTGGACCTCGTCCCGTACTTCCGCTGGGGCAACCGGGGGCCCGGTGGCATGCGCGGCTGGATCCCGGCGATGTGAATCCGTTACCAAATGGGTGGCTCACGTGACCGTTCCGTGCTTCCGCGTGCCCGGTTCCGCCCGTAGCGTCTGAGCGCAAGGGGAGGAAATTCCCCTGCGGCGTTTGCC belongs to Arthrobacter tumbae and includes:
- the arfA gene encoding arabinosylfuranosidase ArfA, with product MEAPTTIRIDRSAVVAPVSRRIFGSFVEHLGRCVYDGIYEPGHPTANEDGFRMDVVELVRELGSTTIRYPGGNFVSGYRWEDGVGPRDQRPVRRDLAWHSIETNQVGLDEFARWCKLTGSELMMAVNLGTRGIETALDLLEYANHPSGTALSDQRIANGAKEPYDIRMWCLGNEMDGPWQIGHMSAEDYGKIAARTASAMKTADKDLELVVCGSSGSSMPTFGEWERVVLEQSYDYVDYISCHAYYQERNGDLGSYLASSLDMQYFIETVVATADHVKHKLKSKKTIKLSFDEWNIWYLEEHQASDEVNDEWRVAPRQLEDTYSVADAVVFGNLLITLLKNHDRVASASLAQLVNVIAPIMTEPGGDTWRQTTFFPFSVTSRLAKGEVLRPQIDAGTYSTKVYGDAPLVDAVATVDGGKSALFLVNRSQTDTIDVSVDVKDLGAEIITEALTLHDEDAYAKNTREDQLRVGLKQLSGAVLDGGALSVSLPPVSWSAIALG